One Brassica oleracea var. oleracea cultivar TO1000 chromosome C7, BOL, whole genome shotgun sequence genomic window carries:
- the LOC106302765 gene encoding uncharacterized protein LOC106302765 yields MNSPRVPPPMPPGATGPASNRAASSSRSNSYPQMTLNAMLNSPARLAQPHLHPDKINGALWFGIDPCVNSFIRATWQAYYMGPWKSWRTVPDERRESWWQTFVQNFYWVPEFNDLVYGLWKKETWTAIGERISKKKRQHKKTKYINEADWTLLLEYWATDAAKKKSKKAAKSRKSDPVGKGCHKHNAGPRSFARIEYNMMVASGTNERPSFTDLVRATHTRPDGTFVDYRAEELVTQAEMEATQLSNTDGSPVSPSASSTPSRLKINKAYLKNAKGKRGHVYGLGSAQYREQAPSSRVPNGLARNLELEMRVGGLETSLQSVREDVSEVKQDVSEMKQEFASTRDAINQLLQMLRPPQAPTEQTYAQPQVPTPQP; encoded by the exons ATGAACTCACCAAGAGTACCTCCTCCTATGCCTCCTGGTGCTACTGGACCGGCTTCGAACCGTGCTGCTTCCTCTTCTCGTTCCAATAGCTACCCGCAGATGACTCTCAATGCCATGCTCAATTCACCTGCTAGGCTAGCACAGCCTCATCTCCATCCAGATAAAATCAATGGAGCTTTATG GTTTGGTATTGACCCATGTGTCAACTCTTTCATTCGGGCAACTTGGCAAGCATACTACATGGGGCCTTGGAAGAGTTGGAGGACGGTTCCTGATGAAAGGAGGGAATCATGGTGGCAAACCTTTGTG CAAAATTTCTATTGGGTCCCTGAGTTTAATGACTTAGTCTACGGTCTTTGGAAGAAAGAAACGTGGACAGCCATTGGTGAAAGGATAAGCAAGAAGAAGAGGCAACATAAGAAGACAAAGTACATCAATGAAGCTGACTGGACTCTCCTGTTAGAGTATTGGGCGACCGATGCAGCTAAAAAGAAGAGCAAGAAGGCTGCAAAATCTCGCAAGTCTGATCCTGTGGGTAAAGGCTGCCACAAGCATAATGCAGGACCTCGGTCTTTTGCAAGGATTGAGTATAACATG ATGGTGGCTTCTGGTACTAATGAGAGGCCATCATTCACCGACCTAGTTAGGGCGACACACACCAGACCAGATGGAACTTTTGTGGACTACCGTGCTGAAGAGTTGGTTACTCAAGCCGAGATGGAAGCCACACAACTCTCTAACACTGACGGATCACCCGTGAGTCCAAGTGCATCATCTACTCCTTCTCGCCTCAAGATAAACAAAGCTTATCTAAAG AATGCTAAGGGTAAGAGGGGGCATGTTTATGGACTCGGCAGTGCCCAATACAGGGAGCAAGCACCTTCTTCACGCGTCCCTAATGGTCTTGCGCGCAACCTGGAGCTGGAGATGCGGGTGGGAGGTCTTGAGACAAGCCTCCAAAGTGTGAGGGAGGACGTGTCTGAGGTGAAGCAGGATGTGTCCGAGATGAAGCAGGAGTTTGCATCAACAAGAGATGCAATCAATCAGCTCCTCCAAATGCTTCGTCCCCCACAAGCACCTACTGAACAGACTTATGCTCAGCCCCAAGTCCCAACTCCTCAGCCCTAA
- the LOC106302766 gene encoding uncharacterized protein LOC106302766 — MRHLEGCKNVKQRDAKVVSRHLFLYGFKGNYYVWTSHGEKFYTVGESSGANHSTGEEEMWENPTWNAHEDHYQDNLEVPADIAPPYIPADIAPPAETDVAEPYRDNVFEAFEAASQPLYEGCADGISQLSLASRILKMKTDYNLAETCVDEISEVFKTMLPQPNNAPATYYETKKLTRGLGLPVQKIDVCVKNSSNMRWHKEHVTPEGEMHHPSDAIAWKHFNEVYPGFAAESRNIYLCLSTDGFNPIGMNGEAHSLWPVIVTPYNLPPGMCMKREFLYLSVLIPGPKHPRKSLDIYLQPLIEELQMLWRDGVEAYDISMKERFKMRAVLMWTISDFPAYGMLSGLSSSVECGGNGHDNPSKTISGYGVTHNWVKKSIFWELPYWENHLLRHSLDFMHIEKNFFDNLTNTLLNAPGKTKDNIKSRLDLPGLCKRRDLEMKEDGTMPVPIFRLPNAGKRAFLLWLKNDIKFPDGYASKFSRYIALFFRDISSKILKESDVGLLKANVGVRLCNLEKIFPPSFFDVMEHLLVPLPDEVALGGPVHFRWMYVFERYMYHLKQMVKNKARIAGSIVAQWINEEISNASSNFFGHPEIMSIPEGPNDICLKYNYRDVPPLFYHEGRISGQCSTGWLNDEDNTILQTFMMLNCETFAPYERMFEEYMTLNVPDITPVAMQKAKDTKFADWCKDYINDATEFYTFPMWMLDFVQGPRRSYRSWPIYHTRGYTFHTHNHGQNKRTQHYGVCVPGTNETDYYGLVQEIMMVEYHGDVGLKVMVFKCSWFDNTTNRGMRIHPFGLVDVSPRRQYAKYDPFVLPGNCDQACFIPYPRVRRQSVDDWWACAKIIPRGIRETPEIALTAWQDDRRDQVAESSLLRVETHVVDDVSDYDIAPVNPPNDEYVSDGDVEADRDSDDDSE, encoded by the exons ATGAGACATTTAGAAGGATGCAAAAATGTGAAGCAACGAGATGCAAAAGTTGTTTCAAGACATCTATTCTTATACGGTTTTAAGGGAAATTATTATGTTTGGACAAGTCATGGAGAGAAATTCTACACTGTTGGTGAGAGTTCTGGAGCGAATCATTCAACGGGTGAAGAAGAAATGTGGGAAAATCCTACTTGGAATGCTCATGAAGATCACTACCAGGATAATTTAGAAGTACCAGCGGACATTGCACCACCATACATACCAGCAGACATTGCACCACCAGCAGAGACGGATGTGGCAGAGCCATATCGTGACAATGTTTTTGAAGCATTTGAAGCTGCTAGTCAACCTCTCTACGAAGGGTGTGCAGACGGAATAAGTCAGTTGTCTCTTGCTTCGCGGATATTGAAAATGAAGACGGATTATAATTTGGCGGAAACTTGTGTAGATGAGATATCTGAAGTATTTAAAACAATGCTTCCGCAGCCGAATAATGCTCCAGCAACATATTACGAGACAAAGAAACTGACACGAGGGCTTGGTTTACCCGTTCAGAAGATTGATGTTTGTGTGAAGAATT CTTCCAATATGCGGTGGCATAAGGAACATGTGACTCCGGAAGGCGAAATGCATCACCCATCTGATGCTATAGCGTGGAAACATTTTAACGAGGTATACCCTGGATTTGCTGCTGAAAGCCGGAATATTTATCTATGCTTATCGACCGATGGATTTAATCCGATTGGTATGAATGGGGAAGCACATTCCCTTTGGCCCGTTATTGTAACTCCATACAATTTACCGCCGGGAATGTGTATGAAAAGAGAATTCCTTTACCTTTCGGTGCTAATTCCTGGACCCAAACACCCAAGGAAAAGCTTAGATATTTACCTTCAACCATTGATTGAAGAATTACAGATGTTGTGGAGGGATGGTGTGGAGGCATATGATATTTCAATGAAAGAAAGATTCAAAATGCGAGCAGTTTTGATGTGGACGATAAGCGATTTTCCAGCTTATGGAATGCTTTCAG GTTTATCATCATCTGTGGAATGTGGAGGGAATGGACATGATAACCCATCCAAGACAATATCTGGATATGGAGTTACTCACAATTGGGTAAAGAAGAGTATCTTCTGGGAGTTACCGTATTGGGAAAATCATCTTCTTCGGCATAGCCTTGATTTCATGCATATTGAGAAAAACTTCTTCGACAACCTGACGAACACATTGTTAAATGCTCCTGGAAAGACGAAAGACAACATCAAAAGCAGATTGGATCTTCCAGGACTATGCAAAAGACGGGATTTAGAGATGAAAGAGGATGGGACGATGCCTGTGCCAATATTCAGGCTGCCTAATGCGGGAAAACGAGCATTTCTTCTCTGGTTGAAAAATGACATAAAATTTCCCGATGGATACGCTTCGAAATTTAGTCGAT ATATTGCTCTCTTCTTCCGAGATATCTCTTCGAAGATTTTGAAAGAGTCAGATGTTGGCCTATTAAAGGCAAATGTCGGTGTGAGGCTTTGTAACTTGGAAAAAATATTTCCTCCATCGTTCTTCGATGTTATGGAACATCTTCTTGTGCCCCTCCCAGATGAAGTAGCCTTAGGTGGTCCTGTCCATTTTAGGTGGATGTATGTATTTGAGAGATACATGTATCATTTGAAGCAGATGGTCAAAAACAAAGCACGTATTGCAGGTTCAATAGTTGCACAATGGATAAATGAGGAGATTTCTAATGCTTCCTCAAATTTTTTTGGGCATCCTGAAATCATGAGCATTCCAGAAGGTCCGAATGATATTTGTTTGAAATACAATTATCGGGATGTACCCCCGTTGTTTTACCATGAAGGGAGAATTAGTGGTCAATGCTCAACTGGTTGGTTGAATGATGAAGATAACACTATTCTTCAGACATTTATGATGCTCAACTGTGAAACATTTGCTCCATATGAAAG GATGTTTGAAGAATATATGACATTAAATGTTCCTGATATTACTCCAGTTGCAATGCAAAAAGCGAAAGACACCAAATTTGCTGATTGGTGCAAGGACTAC ATTAATGATGCGACTGAGTTTTACACATTTCCTATGTGGATGTTGGATTTTGTACAAGGTCCAAGGCGTAGTTACAGGTCTTGGCCAATATACCACACACGTGGATACACTTTCCACACTCATAACCATGGTCAAAATAAGAGAACTCAACATTATGGTGTATGTGTACCTGGAACCAACGAGACAGACTACTATGGTCTTGTACAAGAGATCATGATGGTAGAGTATCATGGTGATGTTGGCTTGAAAGTCATGGTTTTTAAATGTTCGTGGTTTGACAACACAACAAATCGCGGTATGAGAATACATCCATTTGGTCTTGTTGATGTCTCACCACGAAGACAATATGCAAAATATGATCCTTTTGTATTACCAG GTAATTGTGATCAAGCATGTTTTATTCCTTATCCACGGGTACGTCGACAGTCAGTCGATGATTGGTGGGCATGCGCAAAAATTATTCCCCGAGGAATCCGTGAAACACCAGAAATTGCGTTAACGGCATGGCAAGATGATAGACGTGATCAGGTTGCTGAAAGTTCATTGTTACGGGTGGAGACACATGTTGTTGATGATGTGTCTGATTATGATATTGCTCCGGTGAATCCTCCAAACGATGAATATGTATCTGATGGTGATGTAGAAGCAGACCGTGATTCAGATGATGATTCAGAATAG
- the LOC106304619 gene encoding transcription factor MYB108-like has translation MSNIMKKRCNENEESTEQRKGPWTLEEDTLLTNYIAHNGEGRWNLLAKSSGLKRKGKSCRLRWLNYLKPDIKRGNLTPQEQLLILELHCKWGNRWSKIAQYLPGRTDNEIKNYWRTRVQKQARQLNIDSSSHQFLEVVRSFWVPRLIHKIKDNTNTNTRAPPTDSLGPVLQDNNFSHNLGLNNIDCSTSMSQDLAKISQLMDLSDLETTSSVCLEGSRGSSNQYVNEDSRYFHCLEEEYIFPTMGNSDILPLQDCHVADSTYEEDVTQDPMWNMDDIWHFEEYAPFN, from the exons ATGTCAAATATAATGAAGAAGAGGTGTAATGAAAATGAAGAGAGCACAGAGCAGAGAAAAGGGCCTTGGACGCTTGAGGAAGACACTCTTCTCACTAATTACATTGCCCATAACGGTGAAGGCCGATGGAATCTGCTAGCCAAATCTTCTG GGCTAAAGAGAAAAGGAAAAAGTTGCAGATTACGATGGTTGAATTACCTTAAACCCGACATCAAGCGAGGGAATCTCACTCCTCAAGAGCAACTCTTAATCCTCGAACTTCACTGTAAATGGGGTAATAG GTGGTCAAAAATTGCGCAGTATTTACCGGGAAGAACGGACAACGAGATCAAAAACTATTGGAGGACTAGAGTGCAGAAACAAGCACGCCAGCTCAATATTGATTCCAGCAGCCACCAGTTCTTGGAAGTTGTCCGTAGTTTCTGGGTTCCAAGATTGATCCACAAGATAAAAGATAACACAAACACCAACACTAGAGCTCCTCCTACGGATTCACTTGGACCGGTCTTACAAGACAATAATTTCTCACATAATTTGGGTTTAAACAACATAGATTGTTCCACTTCCATGTCTCAAGATCTGGCGAAAATTTCACAGTTAATGGATTTGTCTGATCTTGAAACTACCAGTTCAGTGTGCTTGGAGGGATCAAGAGGGAGTAGTAATCAATATGTGAATGAAGATTCTAGATATTTCCATTGCCTAGAGGAGGAGTACATATTTCCCACTATGGGCAATTCAGACATTTTACCATTGCAGGATTGTCACGTAGCAGATTCGACTTACGAGGAGGATGTGACACAAGATCCAATGTGGAACATGGATGATATTTGGCACTTTGAGGAGTACGCACCCTTTAATTAG